A portion of the Ferrimonas lipolytica genome contains these proteins:
- a CDS encoding argininosuccinate synthase — MTQIKKVVLAYSGGLDTSAIIPWLKEQYDCEVVAFVADVGQGAEELIGVEDKAKQSGASACYVVDLKEAFVADYVNPILQTGALYEGTYLLGTAMARPIIAKAQVELALEIGADAVSHGCTGKGNDQVRFESTYAALAPQLSVIAPWREWTMQSRTDLLNYLASKNIPCSASAEKIYSRDANAWHISHEGGELEDPWCEPTEQVWTWSKSPELAPDKAQYVSLGYQAGVLTSVDGQQLSPYDALNQLNEIAAEHGVGRIDIVENRLVGMKSRGCYETPGGTVINAGLRGLETMVLDKASFKLREQLGLEFSHVLYDGRWFTPVAKALLAASQSLAEPLTGEVVVKLYKGQATVTQRQSVNSLYSEAFSTFEEDEVYNQKHAEGFIRLFSLSSRIAATAKE, encoded by the coding sequence ATGACTCAGATTAAAAAGGTTGTACTGGCTTATTCAGGCGGATTGGACACATCGGCGATCATTCCATGGTTAAAAGAACAATACGATTGTGAAGTAGTTGCCTTCGTTGCTGATGTTGGCCAGGGGGCAGAAGAGTTGATTGGGGTGGAAGACAAGGCCAAGCAGTCTGGTGCGTCCGCGTGTTACGTGGTTGACCTTAAAGAAGCCTTTGTCGCTGATTACGTTAATCCTATTCTGCAGACCGGCGCATTGTATGAAGGAACCTATTTGCTAGGCACTGCCATGGCGCGGCCAATCATCGCCAAAGCGCAGGTTGAGTTAGCGCTGGAGATTGGTGCCGATGCGGTTTCCCACGGCTGTACTGGTAAGGGGAACGATCAGGTTCGGTTTGAATCGACCTATGCCGCTTTGGCTCCACAGCTTAGTGTTATCGCCCCGTGGCGGGAGTGGACCATGCAATCTCGGACTGATCTGCTTAACTACCTAGCCAGCAAGAACATTCCTTGCAGCGCTAGTGCCGAGAAAATCTACAGTCGTGATGCCAACGCTTGGCATATCTCCCATGAAGGCGGAGAGCTGGAAGATCCGTGGTGTGAACCAACGGAGCAGGTGTGGACTTGGAGCAAGTCGCCGGAGCTGGCACCGGACAAGGCACAATATGTATCCCTCGGTTATCAGGCTGGTGTATTGACCAGTGTCGACGGCCAGCAGCTATCGCCGTACGACGCGTTAAACCAGTTGAATGAGATTGCCGCTGAGCATGGCGTCGGCCGTATCGATATTGTTGAGAATCGCTTGGTGGGGATGAAGTCTCGCGGTTGTTACGAAACCCCAGGCGGAACCGTGATAAACGCTGGTCTTCGTGGCTTGGAGACCATGGTGCTTGATAAGGCGTCATTCAAGCTGCGTGAACAGCTTGGACTCGAGTTTTCCCACGTTCTTTATGATGGTCGCTGGTTTACGCCGGTAGCTAAGGCACTGTTGGCGGCTTCGCAAAGTTTGGCAGAACCTTTGACTGGTGAGGTAGTGGTTAAGCTCTATAAGGGGCAGGCAACAGTAACTCAGCGTCAAAGCGTTAATTCGCTCTATTCTGAAGCCTTCTCTACCTTTGAAGAGGACGAAGTGTATAACCAGAAACACGCAGAGGGATTCATCCGTCTGTTTAGTCTTTCAAGCCGGATCGCTGCGACGGCGAAGGAGTAA